The Rosa rugosa chromosome 3, drRosRugo1.1, whole genome shotgun sequence sequence TGGCATATTGATGTATTCCTTCTTCAAAAGCAGTAGGTAGCATATATGCTGGAAGACTATAATCCACATGCATTAAGTTATAGCTCTTGAGTCAGAGATGTACGTGGATATCTCTTATTCCTATAATACCCTATATTATACAGTGGTGAACGTACGGAGGTTTGTCGTCCAACAACCATCGCTACTGTTTTCTAGCCAATCAATATTCGCCAAGTTGTAGGGTTGAAGCTATATGTTACCTCGAGTTAAATGGATAACATTGTAGATTTGTAGGCATTTTCTATGTAATTTTACTAAGAGGTTTTCTATTACACACTACATAAAAAATAGCTAGCTTTAATAACATTTGAAAAACATCCTCAATGACCTATTAGGACACTTAGAAAAAACATCCTCTATCAGGAAGTCGTTGTAAATCATCTATTTTAACGTTATTGGAAAAACGTCATTTGATGTCTATTAATTAGAACGCTTGAAAACGCCCTAATATGTAAACATAACTGTCCTCTAATGTCTATTAGGAAGAAATAAACGCAACCTCATAACTAAAAAAAAGGTCTTCTTATGTTTATTAGGATGCAAAGAAAAACAGTTCTCAAATCACATAATGCAGAGAAAATATCCTCAACTCTAACAAAATCgtcctttttttttcaaaaaaaaaaaaaaaaacccttaccCCATTCCACCATTAGATATGtgagtgagaatcgaacccacgacctttacaatgttggaattataatttaccaacaggtcacaaCTCTAACAAAAACGTCCTTAAAAGTTCAACAAGAGacaaaaaaaacattataaTCCACCTTTACTTAATTTATTAACCAAAATCATATATTTGTCTCTAAAATATTGTAGAAATCGATATAAAATACAAGATTTATTGttaaaaaattacaattacaaagttttttttttttgatacgatTACATTACAATTACAAAGTTCCTGACGTGTTTCTATACTGCCAATGTTAATTACCATCGAAGTTTCCAGCAACAATATCAGTGTTGGATGCTCAGATGTTTAATTACATTGTACATGAGCAATTAGCTTTCGATGCTTAGTTTTCCACCTTTGGGGATGATATTGTAGTCATACGCTCAAAACCATTTGGGATGTAGTTGATATATTCAATCACTGGTCAGTAGTCGACTCGGTCGTTTACGTGTGTGGTGAAGTTGACCTAAACAAAAAACGAGGGGGAAATTAAGTATTGAATTATGAATAGGCAGCGGCAAGAGGGAAATGCGAGGGTTGGGGAAGGGAATGAGAAGAATTGAAGGATCAAGCGGAAGAGAGATTTAAGATCAGTACACAGAAGCATCAGAAGAAGAGGAGATGAGTGAGAAGATAGGAGCTGTTGATTCCAGTCATGGTGATGGTTACAAGCCCAAACCCTGCAGCAATTTCTTTGAAGCAGCAATTAAGGCTCTTCTCAAGTGTTTGGGTGCACCCTCTAAAACTTTGTATGTATGCAACTcctgacattttaattttgattatttacacccTCACTTTATTAATTGTTGCCGATTTACCTCTACCGTTAATTTTTAGACATTTCATCCAATTTCTCTGTTAACTTAGTTAGCATGTGAGGAGTATTTTCGTCTTTTCAATTGTCTatcgaaaaaaaattaaacaaaccaaCAATTAATGTCAGATTTTAGGAGAGAGGTATATGGGGAGAGACGAAATCTGTTAccaactgtcacgcccctgatttttaacaaaataaaaatcgatatatatataatcccataattatacatgcgtgaacgttcagtcatcaatacaaatacctggaacatctttcccttaaaacaagtatatactgatgccctgaaacaatccaaattaatatacactcgcccacagagttatatattacacaagtttacgaattaagttgtcatcacaaaataaaacgtaaatgctcctcagagcttactacatagcggaagtcatacactggcaaagccaacaaaatttgcttcctacccgttctgctgccaacaagctacctcagcttcagccacgattttcctgacctgcaggattaacccctacaccgtttgaatggtgcaccggggttgccaaacaacaaacccggtaagcttctgcaagcccgtatgagtaactcatgaacatcaatcaacaactcacatcaatctacttaaggaactcatgcaaccatgattccttctaacattccatatcctttccacagaaaggacaacatgagtcaccgctgtgacaatgttctatttgctaacttaaccatcaagtagcaatttatgtctcatctagacaattaaagaagaataccatcagaactctcctttaaactacatacctatgagtctccagcaacctcgaccgtcactcccataagctatcatgacagacagactagagctctattgaaatcgtaatcactcgtcctaccaaggacgtgattaccaacttcctgccttggtcaccatctgcgacctgtcaccatctgtgacatatgatttcagaccccgtctgatcatgaaatcaaacatcaaggtcgccatctgcaacctgtcaccatctgtgacctatgaccttcagacccgtccggtctcaaagtcgaacgttaagtaagtcacacctgacctaaaacgttactaacatctaatctcggctttccttatccctgctcaccatctgtgactcttggtacaaagaccaatacatttaaatgagtcacgcttgactcaaaaatgtaacatcaaacatcaatacatttcaacaatagaaaacatctttttccacaatattgtttccatgaaaagtcatattcaacaataatataagcatcatcatgcatattattcatcaaataccatccacaagaatatatatatttcacgtaaatatatatatatatgtagtcattcgctcaggaatgcctactaataccaactatagtttgcagttaaataattaacgccaaaacaataatggtacttctgttcataaagatccttgtgagatttactcaccttaaattcccgctgcgtcttcaaccaagaacaaaacggtcaatccgccaattaaccgtccaaatacttcgtcaagtacctaatcacaacggtatccacttagtaacgattcacatttgatttaaatccgaaacccctgttttggactaaaatccccaaagtggcgccaatcgaggcaaaaccacatccgagacctcccaaggtcaccgAAACACTTCCATGATCaatgtgtccaaaccacaagtcgatcggatactcaaatcctcacggatcgaataaattcatcgatatgaaacgataaaaatcataacaaattcattcgaactccaaaatttgcatattatatatcgaaacgctcgtaccaacgagtagaagacatataataccagaaactgtctcatacatggccggaacaccgccggaacgtcGCCACAGACGGAGGTacccgccgccggccaaaactcaatatttcacaaaactcccaacatcaaaaagcttcatctaagcatgcttgtgccatctcataactagctcgaagtcagaaaacaaccataagggatcgaaaactacctcacaagccgtgaacagtaatcccaactgagttgatcgagttttcacataaatccttccaaacaaccaccaaagatcgcacaaggaggctgctgcgaactccccaAGATTGGCCTGAAGCCTCACCGACGtcggagctgcgttttccggtcgggttgaaaaaccacgaactgcaccgccttgctgcgctTCCTCCACCGAAGATCGTCGCTCGAGGtcaccacagagacgaccggagcaagAAGGCGAGTCGTTCTGTGCAGGTTTCGCCGGTAGAGGTCGCCGGAGAATggagttccggccgggtcggaacaccgggttcgggtcgggtcagcaggatattttcgtttctgaagaggccgaccgagagagaagagagagaggagagggcttccggaaaaggaaatggaatttatgaaaataatttatgattttcctctatttatactaaaatggaaacttcttccgctagccataactttctcatacaaactccgattcccccgttccgcatgtccacgaactcgtatcgacgcgctctacaactttcgtgaaggaagtttcccgagaatcccaacgtacaaaaagtcaaccttcacacgaccccctaaactgtgaaattcaaataattatacggacgaaaaccattccacttcacatacaatctacgaataaagcacaataacaattattcgtacaactggtccattattaattaccaaaattaaataacagaaatccaggtcatcacattctaccctccttaaaggaatttcgtcccgaaattcacgCTTGCTCATCAACAAACAACTGTGGGTACTTCGCTCTCATATCCGACTCCAACTCCCAAGAAGCATCACCCTCGTCATGGTGACTCCACAATACCTTGACCAAGTCAACTTCCTTCCTTCGAAGTTGCTTTGTTGACCTATCCAGAATACGAACAGGTTCAACAACAAAGGTCGTATCCGCATGCACCTCAATCGGGCCATAATCGATCACATGTGACACATCCTGGACATACTTCCTCAACATAGACACATGGAACACATTATGCACACCAGACATACTAGGAGGTAAGGCAAGCCTATAAGCCAAATCTCCTACCCTTTCCAGAATTTCAAAAGGTCCCACAAACCTTGGTGATAACTTCcccttcttgccaaatctcaccacacccttcatgggtgagaccttcaagaacACATGATCACCCTCATTAAATTCAACATGTCTCCTTTTCAAAtctgcataactcttctgtctactcTGTGCTGTTCGAATCCTGTCCCTGATAACTGAAATCTTTTCAGTGGTCTCCTGCACAATCTCAGGACCCAATAACACTTTATCTCCCGCTTTTGCCCAGCAGATCGGAGatctacatggcctaccatacAGGGCCTCATATGGTGCCAATACTGGAGTGATAATtgttgttgtaggagaattcaATCAACGGCAGATGATCCTCCCAACTTCCCTTGAAGTCCAACACACAGGCTCTCAACATATCCTCCAACACCTGATTCACTCGCTCAGTCTGCCCATCAGTCTGAGGGTGAAATGCCGTACTCATATCTAAATCAGTTCCCATGGCCTTTTGGAAACCGCTCCAAAATTTTGAAGTAAACCGAGCATCACGATCAGAAACAATCGACACAGGCACTCCATGAAGTTTCACGATCACCTCGATGTAAAGCTTGCATAACTTGTCAACCGAATACGTCATTGACACAGGTAGGAAATGCGCCAAGCTAGAGGGTTTCAAGAAACCACTCATAATACAAATACAAGCACAATATACACTGCGAAAAGCAACCCAAAACTCTAaccaaaaaagtaaaaacctaaaggaactgcaaGAAAGAAAAGCATAAATTTAAAACTCCTACACCAACGTAACCCTAAATCAGAGCAACCAACATGACAAGCATTAACACAACGCCACCACCGCCACTACACGATCCCTAGGTTTGAACCCTAGGTTTCGCCCGTCGAGGTCGCTCCGCCAAACTCGGAGGCCTCCTATTATTATCTAAAAACTATTATTGGTTTCTTATCTTGAGTTAATATGTGCCCAAATTATGTTGGACAGTAAATATTATCCTCCATTGACGAGAGAAATGAACCCAGAAAGTCCACAAGCCTTCAAGTGCGATGGAAATATAATGCATATTAGATCAGAAACACAATTTCTCAAACTATTGTTCACCTGCAACCAAGTGAGAGTAGCGGGTAAGATCTAATTCGATTTCTACTCAACCACAAGAATGGTTGAGACTAATTATGGAGTCAGAGATATGAGCAAACAACACCTGGTCTATAAAATGGATTATTTGTTCCAATCCTTTTCCAGATTTTAACTTAAACAACTAAGCAAACATCACACCCACATACATAATGCTGGCTTTGCCAAATTGATTGGCTCCAACAAGTGAAgaagtcccacatcgaagagaaCTTAAACGTCgagaagagaagagagcagAGAGGATTAAAAAAACAGTAAAAATAGACCACTGCCAttaggtcttctgtactcataTCCTTGTACTTTTGGTCAGGGCAAATCTCTCTCGCCAGATCCAGATGCCAGAATGCTCTTGTATTGATTGCACCCTTGCATCATTGGGTTCATCGATCAGTGGCATGTCTCTATTTAGATCCCTCTCTCCTAAAATCTGACATTGATTGTTGgtttgattatttttttttgttttcgatAGACAATTGGAAAGACGAAAATACTCCTCACATGCTAACCAAGCTAACAGAGAAATTAGATGAAAAGTCCAAAAATTAACGGTAAGGGGTAAATCGGCCATAATTGAAAAAGTGGgggtgtaaataatcaaaattaaaatgtcaggGGGTAAATCGACAATTATGAAATAAATCAGGGGGTAATTTGACTATTTTGCCAATAGTTTTTGACTTTTCGTGGACAAATAGTAAGCCTACTTTTAGACCCAGAGGATAATAGGTCCACTTTAAACTTAATCTTAGGCCTTCTCCAATCCAGGGGCCATGGTCCTCATTTTGCCACAAAATGTCAATTTGCCAACTCTAATCTGTGGGTCAGGgtatactaaaaacaatattcAAGGTCTAAAGAGCCAAGGTGCGTGCTGCATATAAATTTAGGGCAGTTAATGGATTGTGTCGGGTCAAAGTATTTATCATGTCACAAGAGACAAACTAAAATACAactcatttaataatcgtgtcaaaaatttaaactcaaacccaacctattttttaaacgggttacccgtttccaacccgcttaacccatttaataaatagatcATGTCATATTAGACAAAATGatccatttaagggttaacaatatgacccatttaactaaaaaatgcataaattgattaaattcattaaaaactcaacaagacgaagaatatgaataattatataattcataaataattaaatccaataattataaagcaataTATTTTAAATTGTCTAAtcatatgatcaaatactcccaacgtccaaaattttaagaagtatagcataatcagttatacgggttcacttcgtgttgacAGGTTGACCTGTGGCCGATTCATTTATTAAATGgatcatggcgggttgacccacggctgacccgctttttaatcgtgcgggttcaactcATTTTATTTTTACGAATTTCGaatcgtgttatcgggtcgtgtcgaaATTAACAGTCCTAATATAAACAGATAAACTCAACTCCAAGGGGGTGGACCGCCCGGTCCACTGAATAATAGATGAGATGAAATAGGAGTATATGCACAACGTGGTATGTTGCTTAAAGTTTGGTTGTTGGCCACTTGTTGCTTGGTGGTTGGCTTTCTTATGGGAACATTTTTTAGGATCCAAAtgtcttttttatttatattttcaaTGCCTCTACATTCAAATTTCaagattaaaaaataaattaaaaaatctCACATTTTCTCCTATAGATAATTATCACTTCACCTCTTAATTAACAAAGAGTGAGTGATGTGATTACAAAGGATAAAAAAGTTTAAGGTGCACATTCAAAGGTACAAACTACATAGAATCTTGGGTGATACAAGAACTTTTCTCATTCAATCTGAGTTGATGTTTAACACTGACTTTGCATCCTATACTATAGTCATAGGTACATACTACATAAAGTCTTGGGTGACGCAAGAGCTTTTCTTATCAAACCAGAGTTGATGGTGGACCATGCACCTTAATTAAACGTTATAGTCAAAGGTACATACTACAAAATTAGAGTCTCTgatgaaaccaaaaaaaaagaaaaggaaagataCCATCTTTTCTAATGAGAGGAATAATATATCCTATGTTCTGAATATAAATCCAACCAATAAACCAAAATGTTGGAGAGGCTGAGAGACAGTGGCAGAGCCACCAagaagctaacaagtgttatgGCACCGTTTAATAATTCTGCTCTCCTCTATACATACAAGTATGATTATGAATAACTTATTTGCAACGTAAATAGTAAGCTTTATGGCACCCCCAAAAGAATGTTAGTATTaaggaaaattctataatacatacccgtatctcatacacacatttataaatgtgacaacaaatttattgtcaGAGTAGTAATGTTGAGTCATATTTtatgtaatcttagttctaataatgataATTACACTACCTACGACcttgttacaagtttttgaataaatttgttgtcaatgttgtaatttttgtttaattatatgtaaatagtgtaaatgaatatggtaattttgttctcaatattgtaattttaattcaaataattataatttttgtttttttttttttgaattagtAAAGAACTATTATTAAGAAAGACCTCAATGGAGGTACTGATAATCGTGATTGAGAACATCACGAATACAAGCAGGTGCTAGACCTATCCATACACAACTGTTACCAGTTTCAAAACCAATGCCAGCAAGCCTATGTGCCACCATATTGGAGGATCGTGGCTGATATTCAAGACGGATGCTTGGGATTTTCTGCATGGCACATCGTATGTCAGCAATTAATCCTCCATTAGCTAATAGTGTGTAATCATAACATAGAGCCTCGGCAATGGCCATTGTGCTATCACTTTCCACCACCACCTGTTGCACTTGGAGGGAGACCAGTAAATCAAGACCAGCCCGAATGGCCATGAGCTCACATTGCTTCAGAGACGCAGCATGTTCAACTGGACTAGCAAAGGCTGCTACAAATCTTCCTGAGGCATCACGTAAGACTCCTCCAACACCTCCCTTAGTTGTTGATGATAAGAACGCAGCATCCACGTTCAATTTAAGAGCACCATGCTCATCAGGTTTCCACTTAGGACGTAAATGCACCTTAGGTTTTTTCACACCTCCTCGAGCCTTCTGAAACTCAGCAAGCCAGGAGAAGCTGCTTAACAGCATATCTTGGGCTGTTTGTTGTATACCAGACCACAAcatgttgtttctgtttttccaCATAGCCCAAATCATCATCATTAAACGTGCAAAGCTGTCCGAACTCAGAGTGACAGCCCTTTCCAACATCCATTCCTTGAAGTTAAGGGATAGTAAGATAGTATCCTGTAGATTAAAAGGAGGATTCGAGAGTATGGTGGACGCAACCTGGCATTTGCAGAACAAATGAACTACATCCTCTATGCGATGGTTACACAGGAGGCAGTTGGGATCTCCATCATACCCTTTAGTAAGCAGTCTTTCTCGAGTGGGAAGCAAATTATTACAAGCACGCCACACACAAATACTCACCTTGCCAGGTACTTTGGCTTGCCATAACGTCTTCCAGAGGTCCTTGTATGGATCACCATGTGATGTGGAGGTAAGAGTGTTCTGCATAACTTCCATTTTGGCAATCCAATACGCAGACTTGATGGAATAATGACCTTTCTTTTCCGGGCTCCAGATTAGGCGATCCGAACTATGGTTTCGACCAAGAGGAATACAGAGAATGCGTGAAGCAATATCCTGAGGGAATAAGCTTTGAATTTGATCCTCTTTCCATTGCCGAGTTGTATGATCAATGAGGTTAGCTACTGTGTTAAGCGAGGTGTGTGGAGGTCGAGTAGGTTGATAAGTAGCTTGCACTGGAAGCCATCTATCACTCCAAATATCAACCTGTTGGCCATCTCCAATTTTCCATTATGTACCTGCTCTCAGAACAGCCCTGCCTTGTAGTATACTTCTCCAAGAGAAGGAAGGAGAGTCTCCAACTGTAGCCTCCCAAAAGGAGCAGTGAGGAAAGTACAAAGCTTTATATAACCTAGCAATTAAAGAGTGTGGATTGGAAAGAATCCTCCATCCTTGTTTGGCAAGCATAGCCATATTGTAAGCATAGATGTTTTTGAACTCCATACCTCCCTCTTGTTTGGTTAAACAAAGCCTCTCCCAACTTCTCCAatggattttcttcttctcatccGTGTCACCCCAAAAAAATGAGGCACATAGCTTATGAATATCATCACACATGCTTTTTGGTAGGAGATAACAATTCATTGCGTACAGAGGCATTGTTTGAGCAACTGCCTTGATGAGAACCTCCTTGCCTGCACAACTGAGAATTTTGGCTTTCCAGTTGATCAACTTTTTAGTCAGCTTCTCCTTGATGTAAGCAAATTTTGCTGTCTTGGATTTCCCCACTCTCAATGGTAAGCCGAGGTATTTATCATGCTCGTCCTTTCGTTCCACTCTGAGGATGGATGCCATGTTGGTCTGAAGAGCCATATTAACATTCCTACTGAAGACAATACTGCTTTTTTGGAAGTTCACTCTTTGACCAGAAGCATGTTCATAAACTTTTAGAATATGTGTAAATGCATGACATTCCTCAGTATTAGCTGTTCCATATAATAAAGAGTCATCTGCAAAAAATAAATGGTGAAGAGTGGGAGCCTGTGGGCACATTCTGAGTCCCTGAATCATGTTAGTGTTGACAGCCTGTGTGATTAAAGCTGATAAGCCTTCTGCACAGAGAATGAACAAGTAGGGTGATAAGGGATCTCCCTGCCTGATTCCCCGGGTAGGGAGAATATGTGGAGTTGGTTCACCTTGCACCAATACTGAGTAACTCACTGTTGTCACATTGTTCATGACCATGGTGATCCAGTGCGGATGAAACCCTAGCTTGGTAAGTATAGCCTGCAGATAGGGCCACTCATCGATCATATGCCTTGCTGATGTCCAACTTCAAAGAGAAAAAGCCAGTGTCTTGGTGACGAAGCTTATGCATGAAGTGTGCTGCTTCATTAGCTACCAAGGTATTATCTGAAATAATCATTCTTCCTGGTACATATGCACTCTGTAGTGGAGAAATAATTTGAGGGAGCCACACCTTGAGTCTATTGGCAACAACTTTGGAACAAATCCGGCAGAGGACATTGCTTAAAGCTATAGGACGAAATTGAGCAGCTTCTTTGGGGCTTTTGATTTTGGGTATCAAGCAaagataatttttgttcaaatatatataaaatgagtatatgataaacatcacagtacCATAGTTTGTCTCTAGTATTAAATTATAATAAAACTTACTATAAGTAAATAGTAGGAAAACTTATTTGTTTCTTTGGGGTTGCAAGTGTGGGATTAGGGTTTATCCAAGAGCTTTCCCTCTGTGGACATTTTAGTTGCGGAGGGTCTTTCCCTCCGAGCTGGCTTACATGCAGCCTTGATTCATGGCTTTCAGTCTTTGGATATTGAAGGCGATTCTAAAGTCCTTGTTGATGCTTTGACTAGCAGAATTCCTCCTCCCCCGTGTGTTAAATCTATCATTCGTGTTCAGTCCCTTGCTCGTCATCTTCAGATCCGGTCTATTAATCATGATCACCGAGAAGCCAACTTCTTAACAAATATACTAACCAAAATGGGACATAATTCTCAGGCTCAGGAGTGGTCTAATTCTCTTCCACTTGCGGCTAGACaagcttttcttttttattctttagTTGTAGGTTGCCTTAGAGGTTCTGGGTTGTAGTTTTTCTTTCAgcttttcgaaaaaaaaaacattatactCCTGGAGGCGGACAAAA is a genomic window containing:
- the LOC133737489 gene encoding uncharacterized protein LOC133737489, which translates into the protein MTYSVDKLCKLYIEVIVKLHGVPVSIVSDRDARFTSKFWSGFQKAMGTDLDMSTAFHPQTDGQTERVNQVLEDMLRACVLDFKGSWEDHLPLIEFSYNNNYHSRDLAYRLALPPSMSGVHNVFHVSMLRKYVQDVSHVIDYGPIEVHADTTFVVEPVRILDRSTKQLRRKEVDLVKVLWSHHDEGDASWELESDMRAKYPQLFVDEQA